A single window of Paenibacillus sp. SYP-B4298 DNA harbors:
- a CDS encoding TPM domain-containing protein — MVRRYAALLLWLGLSLFIILPAAHAAGGDKQLIYDEAKLLTADERAELNALANQYGSERETDIIIYTSNNDKGADVLQMTEDFYDQQGPGYDKKHGNAVILTMDMKHREIYLAGFYKAESYLNNERLDKIRDRITPALANGEYAKAFEQYIRTAYRYMDYAPGVNPDSIFFQLWFQIGVSVIFGVIVVGLMVRHREGRVEVNRYTYQDFDSGGLIEHHDNYLRTTTTRTRITNTNSGGSGGSGGGSGGGVSGGGHSHSGSRGSF; from the coding sequence GTGGTGAGAAGATATGCAGCGCTGCTGCTATGGCTGGGGTTGTCGCTCTTCATCATCCTGCCAGCCGCCCATGCAGCAGGGGGCGACAAGCAGCTCATCTATGACGAGGCGAAGCTGTTGACGGCAGACGAGCGGGCGGAGCTGAATGCATTGGCTAATCAATATGGCTCTGAGCGGGAGACCGATATTATCATCTACACCTCCAATAATGACAAGGGCGCCGATGTGCTGCAGATGACAGAGGATTTCTACGATCAGCAAGGTCCAGGGTATGACAAGAAGCATGGCAACGCCGTTATTCTGACCATGGATATGAAGCACAGAGAAATCTATCTGGCTGGCTTCTACAAGGCGGAGTCCTACCTGAATAATGAGCGTCTGGACAAAATCCGCGACCGCATAACGCCTGCGCTGGCAAATGGCGAATACGCCAAGGCGTTCGAGCAGTACATCCGTACTGCATACCGTTATATGGACTACGCGCCGGGAGTGAACCCGGACAGTATTTTCTTTCAGCTCTGGTTTCAGATCGGGGTGTCGGTTATTTTCGGGGTGATCGTGGTCGGCCTCATGGTTCGCCACCGTGAGGGGAGAGTTGAGGTTAATCGCTATACGTATCAGGACTTTGATTCGGGAGGGCTGATTGAGCATCACGACAACTATTTGCGGACAACGACGACCAGAACCCGCATCACCAACACGAATTCCGGCGGCTCTGGGGGCAGCGGAGGCGGGTCTGGCGGAGGAGTAAGCGGCGGAGGCCATTCACATAGCGGCAGCAGAGGATCATTTTAG
- a CDS encoding HAMP domain-containing sensor histidine kinase: protein MSVLYRYRWKLRLRWKLTLGSALLLFLLFSAYNLVQYAFVENWMKQQAQQAAEQDMRELLNDLLEKELAFNEQELPAIRARLEKVNERGQLIRVLGPSGQPIIAVGEELPRAWEHYYPDAPLAASGSWFLDGQLLLLRSPLTIFSFEGTIEIIRSVEQFDELSSAFFQIMLLCCLGAVIISGLGGWLLSGQLLRPLKAMNEAMLKVKERGLRERMPLHGGRVDEMGALMQRFNEMMDQLERSFAQQQHFVEDASHELRTPIAIITGQLRMLQRWGKHEPAIVDEALEASMQELARLKGLVEELLALSRAENSSQTHTQARCSDPKAVIERSAAKLGCLHPQFQLRVEAAELKGQTLHITEQHLEQLLLILLDNAVKYSGSSRCIELSATLAGEQAVLAVVDYGIGIAEEELPLVMNRFYRADKARIREGGGFGLGLAIARRLSESYGGELRIRSSLGKGTTAELVLGVAR from the coding sequence ATGAGTGTGCTATATCGCTACCGCTGGAAGCTGCGTCTGCGCTGGAAGCTGACACTGGGCTCCGCGCTGCTGCTGTTCCTGCTGTTCTCCGCCTACAACCTCGTGCAATACGCTTTTGTGGAAAACTGGATGAAGCAGCAGGCGCAGCAAGCCGCTGAGCAGGATATGCGAGAGCTGCTCAATGATCTGCTGGAGAAGGAGCTCGCCTTCAACGAGCAAGAGCTGCCTGCCATCCGCGCAAGGCTGGAGAAGGTCAACGAACGTGGACAGCTTATCCGGGTTCTGGGGCCGTCCGGCCAGCCGATTATAGCTGTTGGGGAGGAATTGCCCAGAGCTTGGGAACACTATTACCCGGACGCCCCGCTGGCAGCCTCAGGCTCCTGGTTTCTGGATGGCCAGTTGCTGCTATTGCGCAGTCCGCTTACGATCTTCTCCTTCGAGGGCACGATAGAGATTATCAGAAGTGTCGAACAATTCGACGAGTTGAGCTCTGCCTTCTTCCAGATCATGCTGCTCTGCTGTCTCGGGGCAGTCATCATTAGCGGATTGGGAGGATGGCTGTTGTCCGGGCAGTTGCTGCGGCCGCTCAAGGCAATGAACGAGGCCATGCTTAAAGTGAAGGAGCGCGGCCTGCGTGAGCGAATGCCGTTGCATGGAGGCCGTGTGGATGAGATGGGCGCACTCATGCAGCGCTTCAATGAAATGATGGATCAACTGGAGCGCTCGTTCGCCCAGCAGCAGCATTTTGTAGAGGATGCGTCACATGAGCTGCGCACGCCGATCGCCATCATCACGGGGCAGCTCCGCATGCTGCAACGTTGGGGAAAGCATGAACCCGCCATCGTCGACGAAGCGTTGGAGGCGTCGATGCAGGAGCTGGCACGGCTTAAGGGGTTGGTTGAGGAGCTGCTGGCGCTCTCAAGAGCGGAGAACAGCTCGCAGACACACACACAAGCACGCTGCTCTGATCCGAAGGCAGTCATAGAGCGGTCGGCAGCCAAGCTTGGCTGCCTCCATCCGCAGTTCCAACTGCGGGTTGAGGCGGCGGAGCTGAAAGGACAGACGCTGCATATTACCGAGCAGCATCTGGAGCAGCTTCTGCTCATTCTGCTCGATAATGCGGTCAAGTATTCCGGCAGCTCCCGCTGCATAGAGCTGAGCGCGACGTTAGCGGGAGAGCAGGCAGTACTGGCTGTTGTCGACTATGGCATCGGCATTGCCGAGGAGGAGCTGCCCCTCGTCATGAACCGCTTCTACCGTGCAGACAAAGCCCGCATTCGGGAAGGCGGCGGCTTCGGGCTAGGGCTGGCCATTGCCCGCAGACTGTCGGAGAGCTACGGAGGAGAGCTGCGTATTCGGAGCAGCCTTGGCAAGGGAACCACCGCCGAGCTTGTATTAGGGGTCGCGCGATAG
- a CDS encoding PspA/IM30 family protein, with translation MGMLSRFRDIMRSNVNAWQAKSEDPEKAVDEYMRALSRDLGQVRAENATVQMEERRARRALEECRAEIAKLQRYAERSVQAGNEAEALRFLERKAQQSAQEQRLLAAYEQAAAGAEGMKRMEQKLAGDLASLEARRAMLREKLAAARAQERLNALGAGGGTGALQELEERANKAYDEAMALAELRAGQQPDDLDELIARLVESQEQAGGSAGSAGGYGTGSGAPSPDLAADEPGSTAATSESGPAGAASAAGDAGAAHEPDSRTAQAASPQEELAALRSKLARS, from the coding sequence ATGGGGATGTTATCCAGGTTCCGGGATATAATGCGGAGCAATGTGAATGCCTGGCAAGCCAAGTCGGAGGACCCGGAGAAGGCCGTGGACGAATATATGCGTGCGTTGAGCCGTGATCTGGGTCAGGTGAGGGCGGAGAATGCCACGGTGCAGATGGAGGAGCGGCGAGCCAGGCGGGCGCTCGAGGAATGCCGGGCGGAGATCGCCAAGCTGCAGCGGTATGCGGAGCGTTCCGTCCAGGCGGGCAATGAAGCGGAGGCGCTCCGGTTTCTGGAGCGGAAGGCACAGCAGAGCGCACAGGAGCAGAGACTGCTGGCGGCTTACGAGCAAGCAGCGGCAGGGGCTGAGGGAATGAAGCGGATGGAGCAGAAGCTTGCAGGTGATCTGGCAAGTCTGGAGGCGCGGCGAGCAATGCTCAGGGAGAAGCTGGCGGCAGCAAGGGCACAGGAGCGGCTTAATGCGCTCGGCGCAGGAGGTGGGACAGGCGCGCTCCAGGAACTGGAGGAGCGGGCGAACAAGGCCTATGATGAAGCGATGGCGTTGGCGGAGCTGAGGGCCGGGCAGCAGCCGGATGACCTGGATGAGCTGATCGCTCGACTCGTAGAGAGCCAGGAACAGGCTGGCGGCAGCGCTGGAAGTGCTGGCGGCTACGGAACCGGCAGCGGGGCTCCATCACCAGACTTGGCTGCGGATGAACCCGGCTCCACAGCAGCGACGAGCGAGTCTGGCCCGGCAGGAGCCGCGAGTGCCGCGGGTGACGCTGGCGCTGCCCATGAGCCAGACAGTCGCACCGCGCAGGCGGCCAGCCCGCAGGAGGAACTGGCTGCGCTAAGGAGCAAGTTAGCACGATCCTAA
- a CDS encoding DsrE/DsrF/DrsH-like family protein: protein MEENKEKSTIVLFSGELDKAIAAFIIANGAAAYDHEVTIFFTFWGLNTLRKEGPVQVKKGVLERMFGWMMPRGASKLGLSRMNYAGMGPQMIKHVMKKHNVLTLPQLIELAREQGVRLVACTMTMDLLGLQKEELLDGIEYGGVAAYLGEAADGKVNLFI from the coding sequence ATGGAAGAGAACAAAGAGAAATCAACCATCGTCCTGTTCAGCGGCGAGCTGGACAAGGCGATTGCGGCCTTCATTATCGCCAACGGGGCGGCTGCTTATGATCATGAAGTTACCATCTTCTTCACGTTCTGGGGGCTGAACACGCTGCGCAAGGAGGGGCCGGTGCAGGTGAAGAAGGGAGTGCTTGAGCGGATGTTTGGTTGGATGATGCCTCGTGGTGCGAGCAAGCTGGGGTTATCCCGGATGAATTATGCGGGGATGGGTCCGCAAATGATCAAGCATGTGATGAAAAAGCACAATGTACTCACGTTGCCACAGTTAATCGAGCTAGCTCGCGAGCAAGGTGTGCGTCTGGTTGCCTGTACGATGACGATGGATCTGCTCGGCTTGCAGAAGGAAGAACTGCTGGACGGAATCGAATACGGAGGCGTGGCGGCGTATCTTGGAGAAGCGGCAGACGGCAAGGTGAATCTGTTTATTTGA
- a CDS encoding SPFH domain-containing protein: MVFFRNQFANVVEWDEFRDDMIFWKWNNNEIKKGSKLIIRPGQDAVFLNNGKIEGVFEQDGEYNIESQIIPFLSTLKGFKFGFNSGMRVEVLFVNTKEFMVRWGTQNPVLIPTPQLPGGMPIRANGTFNFKVSDYVALIDRVAGVKDSYLVEDVKLRITAVLDQLLMKWISREGKDMFNLQANSFDIAQGIREDLDMQMLDSGLTITGFHIMSFNYPKEIQDMITKTASHEMIGNMQKYQQVSMIDGMTSGKMKGGGAAADMAGMMMGMNMAGEMMKNMNQWNQQQGGAAGQGGQGQGQGQGQGGQGGQGGQSGNAPQPGGAAGGGAGAGGGAGAKPNFCPNCGARNEGANFCPNCGHKLG; the protein is encoded by the coding sequence ATGGTATTTTTTCGCAATCAATTTGCAAATGTAGTCGAGTGGGATGAGTTCAGGGACGATATGATTTTCTGGAAATGGAACAATAATGAGATTAAGAAGGGGAGCAAGCTCATCATCCGTCCCGGTCAGGATGCGGTGTTTCTGAATAACGGCAAGATCGAGGGTGTATTCGAGCAGGATGGCGAGTATAACATCGAGAGCCAGATTATTCCGTTCCTGTCGACGCTCAAGGGCTTCAAGTTCGGCTTCAACAGCGGCATGCGGGTCGAGGTGCTGTTCGTTAATACGAAGGAATTCATGGTGAGATGGGGGACGCAAAATCCGGTGCTCATTCCAACGCCGCAGCTACCTGGCGGCATGCCGATCCGCGCGAACGGGACATTTAATTTCAAGGTGTCTGATTACGTGGCGTTGATCGACAGGGTAGCCGGGGTGAAGGACAGCTATCTGGTCGAGGATGTGAAGCTGCGGATTACGGCGGTGCTGGATCAACTGCTGATGAAGTGGATTAGCCGCGAGGGCAAGGATATGTTCAACCTTCAGGCCAATTCATTTGATATTGCGCAGGGCATTCGCGAGGATCTGGATATGCAGATGCTGGACAGCGGCTTGACGATTACCGGCTTCCACATCATGAGCTTTAACTATCCGAAGGAAATTCAGGATATGATCACCAAGACCGCCTCCCATGAAATGATAGGCAATATGCAAAAATATCAGCAGGTGTCGATGATCGACGGCATGACCTCCGGCAAGATGAAGGGTGGCGGAGCCGCGGCGGATATGGCTGGCATGATGATGGGCATGAACATGGCGGGCGAGATGATGAAGAATATGAATCAGTGGAATCAGCAGCAAGGTGGAGCAGCCGGTCAAGGCGGCCAGGGCCAGGGTCAGGGTCAGGGTCAGGGTGGTCAAGGCGGTCAAGGCGGGCAGTCTGGCAATGCACCGCAGCCAGGCGGAGCGGCAGGCGGCGGAGCGGGTGCCGGGGGCGGGGCTGGCGCCAAGCCGAACTTCTGCCCGAATTGTGGCGCGAGGAACGAGGGTGCGAACTTCTGCCCGAATTGCGGGCACAAGCTTGGCTAG
- a CDS encoding metal-sensitive transcriptional regulator, producing MHYDEDVKKRLRRVEGQIRGVLRMMEEEQSCKDVVSQLSAVRSATDKAIAYIVAVNLEQCIQEEQASGGDTSKIVQQAVELLIKSR from the coding sequence ATGCATTATGATGAGGATGTGAAGAAACGGCTGCGCCGTGTGGAAGGCCAGATTAGAGGTGTGCTGCGCATGATGGAGGAGGAGCAATCCTGTAAGGATGTCGTTAGCCAGTTGTCGGCAGTGCGCAGCGCGACGGATAAGGCGATTGCCTATATCGTAGCTGTCAATCTGGAACAGTGCATTCAAGAGGAGCAGGCCAGCGGCGGCGATACGAGCAAGATTGTACAGCAGGCTGTGGAGCTGTTAATCAAGAGCCGCTAG
- a CDS encoding response regulator transcription factor: protein MKRILLIEDERSMARFIELELTHESFFVQSAPDGHSGLERALYEDWDVILLDLMLPGLDGLEVCRRIRAVKSTPIIMLTARDSINDRVFGLDSGADDYIPKPFAIEELLARMRVIFRRQEQRADGQRSLLAYHDLTVDLNSREVRKDGRLIELTKREFGLLVAFMQHPNRVLERETLLDKVWGFEAVVDTNVVDVYVRYLRNKLDDPGEPSYIQTQRGIGYVMRR, encoded by the coding sequence ATGAAAAGAATACTGCTCATCGAAGACGAGCGGAGCATGGCCAGGTTCATCGAGCTGGAGCTGACGCACGAGTCGTTCTTCGTTCAGAGCGCGCCCGATGGGCATAGCGGGTTAGAGCGTGCGCTATATGAGGATTGGGATGTGATTCTGCTCGATCTGATGCTGCCTGGACTGGACGGACTGGAGGTATGCCGTCGAATTCGCGCAGTCAAGTCCACGCCCATCATTATGCTGACCGCCCGCGACAGCATCAACGACCGTGTATTCGGGCTGGACAGCGGGGCAGATGACTATATTCCTAAACCATTCGCGATCGAGGAGCTGCTGGCTCGCATGCGAGTTATCTTCCGCAGGCAGGAACAACGGGCTGACGGGCAGCGCTCCCTACTGGCCTACCATGATCTGACCGTCGATCTCAACTCACGCGAGGTTCGCAAGGACGGACGGCTGATCGAGCTCACGAAGCGAGAATTTGGACTGCTCGTCGCCTTCATGCAGCATCCAAACCGTGTGCTGGAGCGGGAGACGCTGCTGGATAAAGTATGGGGCTTCGAGGCCGTCGTCGATACGAATGTGGTCGATGTCTATGTGCGGTATCTGCGCAATAAGCTGGATGACCCTGGCGAGCCAAGCTACATCCAGACTCAACGCGGCATCGGTTATGTGATGCGGCGATGA
- a CDS encoding TFIIB-type zinc ribbon-containing protein, whose translation MPVIQYKCPNCGSDMRFDSASGMLLCASCGRKDNVEFVEDPLLRATFEEDEARQYHCNSCGAVILTEPETSATVCSFCGSAVALGDRLTGELAPVKVIPFKIGKQEAIAAFKKWCKNGLMTPRGFMTADRIKSITGIYVPFWLYDLQTHVEASGNGTRVKSYRRGEYRITETQHFDVYRKLRLHYVHVPVDAAEKMKDELMDRLEPFTFKELKRFNTAYLAGYVAEKYSFDEQQMVSRARVKVAPYIEQALSGTVGSYSSISFPSKQVYTKVQRADYILLPVWIVHYDFDRMEHTFAMNGQTGKVVGKPPISKAKVAGYGALFVGGGFIAMRALQWMMGGGLW comes from the coding sequence GTGCCGGTCATACAGTATAAATGCCCCAATTGCGGTAGCGACATGCGTTTCGACAGCGCATCTGGCATGCTGTTATGCGCAAGCTGCGGAAGGAAAGACAATGTAGAATTTGTGGAGGACCCGCTGCTTAGAGCCACCTTCGAGGAGGATGAGGCAAGGCAGTATCACTGCAATAGCTGCGGCGCAGTCATTCTGACAGAGCCGGAGACGTCGGCAACCGTATGCAGCTTCTGCGGCTCGGCGGTGGCGCTTGGTGATCGTCTGACCGGAGAGCTGGCGCCCGTCAAGGTCATCCCGTTCAAGATCGGCAAGCAGGAAGCGATAGCGGCCTTCAAGAAATGGTGCAAGAACGGTCTGATGACCCCGCGCGGCTTCATGACCGCAGACCGGATCAAGTCGATTACCGGTATCTATGTTCCCTTCTGGCTCTATGACCTGCAGACTCATGTGGAAGCATCGGGCAATGGCACACGTGTCAAATCCTATAGACGGGGCGAATATCGGATTACGGAAACGCAGCATTTTGATGTATACCGCAAGCTTCGTCTGCACTATGTCCATGTGCCGGTCGACGCTGCGGAGAAGATGAAGGATGAGCTGATGGATCGGCTGGAGCCGTTCACGTTCAAGGAGCTGAAGCGCTTCAACACCGCCTATCTGGCGGGTTATGTGGCGGAGAAGTACAGCTTTGATGAGCAGCAGATGGTCTCCCGAGCGCGGGTGAAGGTCGCCCCTTATATTGAGCAAGCGTTAAGCGGTACGGTAGGCAGCTATTCCAGCATCAGCTTTCCGAGCAAGCAGGTGTACACGAAGGTGCAGCGCGCGGACTATATCCTGTTGCCAGTGTGGATTGTGCATTATGATTTTGACCGGATGGAGCATACCTTCGCCATGAATGGCCAGACCGGCAAGGTGGTGGGCAAGCCGCCGATTAGCAAGGCGAAGGTGGCAGGATATGGCGCTCTATTCGTTGGAGGGGGCTTCATCGCGATGCGCGCCCTGCAATGGATGATGGGAGGCGGTCTGTGGTGA